A single genomic interval of Spirosoma linguale DSM 74 harbors:
- a CDS encoding conserved hypothetical protein (KEGG: bxe:Bxe_C1287 hypothetical protein) — translation MKRHGQMPAPVTMHYPKHTVRDLLKSDQVTDATRQVLTERLALPSHPPTFFTAQECNLLQAICMRLIPQDDHEQLIDIAGNIDKRLTEQKSDGWRYDVMPADGDAYKLGLKGIDESARLLFQQPLLNLSTEQQDIVLGTVQTNEAPGQIWQQLPADRFFEELLTEAVENYYSHPLAQEEIGYVGMADVPTWQRIGLNQLEDREPRADGTL, via the coding sequence ATGAAAAGGCACGGGCAGATGCCCGCGCCAGTCACCATGCACTACCCAAAACATACCGTCCGTGACCTGCTCAAAAGCGATCAGGTCACGGATGCCACGCGGCAGGTTCTGACAGAGCGTTTAGCCCTACCTTCACACCCGCCCACGTTCTTTACGGCTCAGGAATGTAATTTACTCCAGGCCATTTGTATGCGGCTCATTCCGCAGGATGACCACGAGCAACTGATCGACATTGCGGGCAATATCGACAAACGGCTAACCGAGCAGAAGTCCGACGGCTGGCGGTATGATGTTATGCCTGCCGACGGCGACGCCTACAAACTGGGGCTCAAAGGCATCGACGAAAGTGCTCGCTTGCTCTTTCAGCAGCCGCTTCTAAACCTCTCAACCGAACAGCAGGACATTGTTCTTGGCACCGTTCAAACGAATGAGGCACCGGGCCAGATCTGGCAGCAGCTTCCTGCCGACCGCTTTTTTGAAGAACTCCTAACCGAAGCAGTTGAAAACTATTATAGTCATCCGCTGGCCCAGGAGGAGATCGGCTACGTCGGCATGGCCGATGTACCGACCTGGCAACGTATTGGCCTGAACCAACTGGAAGATCGCGAGCCAAGGGCGGACGGTACACTATGA
- a CDS encoding Gluconate 2-dehydrogenase (acceptor) (PFAM: glucose-methanol-choline oxidoreductase; GMC oxidoreductase~KEGG: mrd:Mrad2831_0664 gluconate 2-dehydrogenase (acceptor)) yields MNTYATTETVDAVIIGTGAGGAPLLARLAKAGLSVVALEAGKHWNPSRDFATDEKSQEKLFWNDERLSAGNDPLPFGSNNSGTGVGGSTLHYTAYTPRAQPDDFQLHTDFGVGVDWPIGLDQIEPYYEEVEQFLGVSGPAHYPWGPSRNRSYALGPLPINGAGQLMERGCKEVGIKTSPAANAALSAGYYQEGVGHRPACANRGFCQAGCNIGAKASMDVTYLPLAIHYGAEIRPECFVTQLVKSSSGKISEVVYIHNGQEIRQRCRYVFLCAGTIETARLLLLNDLANSSGQVGRNVMAHPGLQIWGEFAEDVRPYKGIPGALISEDTHRPKDNTGGPVDFAGGYLLQSIGVMPVTYMTQMARGRGLWGQELKRAALAYNHVAGINILGDCLPYDHNYLELSNEKDIRGLPKPRIYFTNGENEKRMTAHADKIMRDIWTAAGAKNIWAFQRNAHVIGTCRMGNDPETAVVNANGQSFDIPNLYISDNSTFPSALSVNPALTIMALALRTADRFLSTAGGNPRSVQ; encoded by the coding sequence ATGAACACATACGCAACTACAGAAACCGTTGACGCGGTCATTATCGGGACCGGAGCCGGTGGGGCTCCCCTGCTGGCCCGACTGGCGAAAGCCGGCCTGAGCGTCGTGGCGCTCGAAGCTGGTAAACACTGGAACCCGTCCCGTGATTTTGCCACCGATGAGAAGTCGCAGGAAAAGCTGTTCTGGAACGACGAACGGCTTAGTGCGGGCAATGATCCGCTGCCTTTTGGCAGTAACAATTCAGGTACCGGTGTTGGCGGTTCTACACTGCACTATACAGCCTACACGCCCCGCGCCCAACCCGATGATTTCCAGCTCCATACTGATTTCGGCGTAGGGGTCGATTGGCCGATTGGTTTAGACCAGATCGAACCGTATTACGAAGAGGTCGAGCAGTTTCTGGGCGTTTCGGGTCCTGCTCACTATCCGTGGGGTCCATCCCGCAACCGGTCGTATGCACTGGGGCCGCTGCCCATTAACGGGGCGGGTCAACTGATGGAACGAGGGTGTAAAGAAGTGGGCATTAAAACATCACCAGCGGCCAATGCGGCCCTGTCGGCGGGGTATTATCAGGAAGGCGTTGGACACCGGCCCGCCTGTGCTAACCGAGGATTCTGCCAGGCGGGGTGTAACATCGGAGCAAAGGCCAGCATGGACGTTACGTATCTGCCGCTGGCCATTCATTACGGGGCCGAAATCCGCCCGGAGTGCTTTGTGACACAATTGGTAAAATCGTCGTCCGGTAAAATTAGTGAAGTTGTCTACATCCACAACGGGCAGGAAATACGACAGCGATGCCGGTACGTGTTCCTCTGCGCGGGCACTATTGAAACCGCTCGTCTTCTCTTGTTGAACGACTTAGCGAACAGCAGCGGGCAGGTTGGCCGTAACGTGATGGCGCACCCCGGCCTACAGATTTGGGGCGAGTTTGCCGAAGACGTCCGCCCCTACAAAGGCATCCCCGGTGCGCTGATTTCGGAAGATACGCACCGCCCCAAAGACAACACTGGCGGTCCGGTCGATTTCGCAGGAGGCTATCTTCTTCAGTCCATCGGTGTAATGCCCGTTACCTACATGACCCAGATGGCGCGGGGCCGGGGGCTGTGGGGACAGGAGTTGAAACGGGCCGCGCTGGCGTATAACCACGTGGCGGGTATCAACATCCTCGGCGACTGCCTGCCCTACGACCACAATTACCTTGAATTATCGAACGAGAAAGACATCCGTGGCTTACCCAAACCGCGTATCTATTTCACCAACGGCGAAAACGAAAAACGGATGACCGCCCACGCCGACAAGATCATGCGCGACATCTGGACGGCTGCGGGAGCCAAAAACATCTGGGCTTTTCAGCGAAATGCCCACGTCATTGGCACCTGCCGCATGGGCAACGACCCCGAAACAGCCGTCGTCAACGCCAACGGGCAATCGTTCGACATTCCGAATCTATACATCAGTGACAACTCAACCTTTCCCAGTGCCCTGAGCGTGAACCCCGCCCTGACGATTATGGCGCTGGCGCTGAGAACGGCGGATCGGTTTTTAAGTACTGCGGGTGGAAACCCCCGATCTGTTCAATAA
- a CDS encoding glycoside hydrolase family 1 (PFAM: glycoside hydrolase family 1~KEGG: pzu:PHZ_c2076 beta-glucosidase) — MANKGFLDIIKKKYGDGNYDGDQFGGAGGHDGSGPPQDNPANFMFATGIECSYPTIQKGKVRRDQLRECGHYDRWKEDLGLVKEMGLNVLRYGLPYFSIHQAPGKFDWSFADDVMREIKRLKITPILDLMHFGVPDWIENFQNPELPIHFADYAAAVADRYPWVRFYTPVNEIYVTARISAKDGVWNEQLKTDKGFVTALKHCAAASIMANQQIAKRRNDCVIVQSESAEFTHELYAKPSPQIALENELRFLSLDLLYANAPSATVGMYLLDNGMTREEYDWFMVGKPPGYQVMGNDYYGRNERIRLADGTIQTSMDVLGWYEITKDYYERYRMPVMHTETNVFEADQAPIWLYKQWVGVMKMRRDGVPVLGFTWYSLIDQIDWDLQLGELNNHVNECGLYDLDRKPRPVAEAYKSLLKEFGQITVVPYGEVLELTDRPARLKVQV, encoded by the coding sequence ATGGCAAACAAAGGATTTCTCGACATCATCAAAAAAAAATACGGCGACGGCAATTACGACGGCGACCAGTTTGGCGGGGCCGGTGGGCACGACGGCAGCGGCCCACCTCAGGATAACCCGGCCAATTTCATGTTCGCGACAGGCATCGAATGCTCCTACCCGACTATTCAAAAAGGGAAAGTGCGCCGGGATCAGTTGCGCGAGTGCGGGCATTACGACCGCTGGAAGGAAGACCTCGGCCTCGTGAAAGAAATGGGGCTGAACGTGTTGCGTTACGGACTTCCCTACTTCAGCATTCATCAGGCACCGGGAAAATTCGACTGGAGCTTCGCCGATGATGTCATGCGCGAAATCAAACGGCTGAAAATAACGCCCATTCTGGACCTGATGCACTTTGGCGTACCCGACTGGATCGAGAATTTTCAGAACCCCGAACTGCCCATTCACTTCGCCGATTATGCCGCAGCCGTGGCCGACCGCTACCCGTGGGTGCGCTTTTATACGCCGGTAAATGAGATTTACGTCACGGCCCGCATCAGTGCGAAAGACGGCGTCTGGAACGAGCAGCTCAAAACCGACAAGGGCTTCGTTACAGCCCTCAAACACTGCGCGGCCGCCAGCATCATGGCGAATCAGCAGATTGCCAAACGCCGGAATGACTGCGTGATCGTGCAAAGTGAAAGCGCCGAATTTACGCATGAACTGTACGCCAAGCCTTCGCCCCAGATTGCGCTGGAAAATGAACTCCGCTTTCTGTCGCTGGACTTGCTGTATGCCAATGCCCCTTCGGCAACGGTAGGCATGTACCTGCTGGACAACGGCATGACCCGCGAAGAGTATGACTGGTTTATGGTAGGAAAACCACCGGGCTACCAGGTGATGGGGAACGACTATTACGGCCGAAACGAGCGCATTAGATTAGCCGACGGTACGATTCAGACATCTATGGATGTATTAGGCTGGTATGAGATCACGAAAGACTATTACGAGCGTTACCGCATGCCCGTCATGCACACCGAAACCAACGTGTTCGAGGCCGATCAGGCACCCATCTGGCTGTATAAACAATGGGTTGGGGTGATGAAAATGCGTCGGGATGGCGTGCCCGTATTGGGCTTTACGTGGTACAGTCTCATCGACCAGATCGACTGGGATTTGCAGTTGGGCGAGTTGAACAACCACGTGAACGAGTGCGGTTTATACGACCTCGACCGCAAGCCGCGCCCGGTAGCCGAAGCCTATAAAAGCTTACTGAAGGAGTTTGGTCAGATTACCGTTGTGCCCTATGGCGAAGTACTTGAACTAACCGACCGGCCCGCCCGGCTTAAAGTTCAGGTCTGA
- a CDS encoding alpha/beta hydrolase fold protein (PFAM: alpha/beta hydrolase fold~KEGG: bcj:BCAL2536A putative hydrolase): MKHRINGLSLNVLESGSGSLTLIFLHYFGGSALEWQAVMSQLSGQYRCLAIDLRGHGDSDAPATGYSVDTMADDVLAVIDLLHVQEFSLVGHSMSGKVALAVAARRPAGLRSLVLVSPSPPLPEPIPDDERQKLLTRHGKRSSAEKTLKNITEAPVSEAVREQIIADDLRTAKPAWDAWLLAGSKEDISERMSAIDRPVHIIVGAEDRALPPEVQHRMVLPYLKNASFDIIENAGHLLPWEVPDKLITFIQKKIS, translated from the coding sequence ATGAAGCATCGAATCAACGGTCTTTCCCTCAATGTCCTTGAGTCGGGCAGCGGCTCATTGACGCTGATTTTCTTACACTATTTCGGTGGTTCGGCGCTGGAGTGGCAGGCCGTTATGAGCCAGCTTTCGGGCCAATACCGCTGTCTGGCTATCGACCTGCGCGGGCACGGCGATTCAGATGCGCCGGCAACGGGCTATTCGGTCGATACGATGGCCGATGATGTTTTGGCGGTGATTGACTTGCTTCATGTACAGGAGTTTAGTTTGGTCGGGCATTCGATGAGCGGCAAGGTGGCGCTGGCAGTAGCCGCCCGTCGGCCCGCCGGGCTTCGGTCGCTGGTGCTGGTGTCACCTTCACCCCCCCTGCCGGAACCCATCCCCGACGATGAACGGCAAAAATTGCTGACCAGACATGGGAAACGATCCTCGGCCGAGAAGACCCTGAAGAACATCACCGAAGCGCCCGTTTCGGAAGCCGTTCGGGAGCAGATCATTGCCGACGACCTGCGAACGGCCAAACCAGCCTGGGATGCCTGGCTGCTGGCGGGCAGTAAGGAAGATATTTCGGAACGGATGTCGGCCATCGACAGGCCGGTTCACATCATTGTTGGCGCCGAAGATCGGGCCTTGCCGCCAGAGGTACAACATCGGATGGTGCTGCCATACCTGAAAAATGCGTCATTTGATATAATCGAAAATGCGGGCCACCTGCTGCCGTGGGAAGTGCCGGATAAGCTGATAACTTTTATTCAGAAAAAAATCAGCTAG
- a CDS encoding Anthranilate synthase (PFAM: Chorismate binding-like; Anthranilate synthase component I domain protein~KEGG: bph:Bphy_2698 anthranilate synthase component I): MPTLTAPTTYRVVSRHKRMLADIITPVSIYLRIRDRFLNSILLESSDYHGNDNSFSYIAFDPVASFSYDLGQLTVRMPGEEEQTSSVGAHDVLDALQQFKDSFQHEKAPFPFITNGLFGYFGYPAVQSFEDISLHAPIPTENQIPAAVFTVYRYVLAINHFKDELFLFEHSYLREGETEAESTLDYISDLITGRNYPTYSFNSAGAEESNFTDDEFRAVIQKGKDHCQRGDVFQIVLSRRFSTPFLGDEFNVYRALRSLNPSPYLFYFDYGNYKLFGSSPESQIVVKDRKATIYPIAGTFRRTGDDARDAELAQKLYDDPKESAEHVMLVDLARNDLSRNCDVVKVETFKEVQYYSHVIHLVSKVVGDLTETADPLQIVAETFPAGTLSGAPKHNAMQLIDRYENISRSFYAGSIGYMGFDGEFNHCIMIRTFMSKDNTLYYQAGAGVVAKSVVESELQEVHNKLAALRTAIEQAKLI; encoded by the coding sequence ATGCCAACCCTCACAGCCCCAACCACCTACCGCGTTGTCAGCCGCCACAAACGGATGCTGGCCGACATTATCACGCCGGTGAGCATTTACCTGCGCATCCGCGACCGCTTCCTGAACAGCATTCTGCTCGAAAGCTCGGATTACCACGGCAACGACAACAGTTTTTCGTACATCGCCTTCGACCCCGTCGCCAGTTTTTCGTATGACCTCGGCCAGCTGACCGTCCGGATGCCGGGCGAAGAAGAGCAGACAAGCTCGGTAGGAGCCCATGACGTACTGGATGCCCTTCAGCAGTTTAAGGACAGCTTCCAGCACGAGAAAGCGCCGTTTCCATTCATTACCAATGGGCTGTTTGGCTACTTCGGCTACCCGGCTGTACAAAGCTTTGAAGACATTTCGCTGCACGCGCCCATTCCGACGGAGAACCAGATTCCGGCTGCCGTTTTCACCGTTTACCGCTACGTGCTGGCCATCAACCACTTCAAGGACGAGCTGTTTTTGTTTGAACACAGCTACCTGCGCGAGGGCGAAACCGAAGCCGAAAGCACACTCGATTACATCAGCGACTTGATTACCGGCCGCAATTACCCGACTTATTCGTTCAACTCGGCGGGTGCCGAAGAGTCGAATTTTACAGACGATGAGTTCCGGGCCGTTATCCAGAAAGGGAAAGATCACTGCCAGCGGGGCGACGTGTTCCAGATTGTATTATCCCGCCGGTTCTCCACCCCTTTCCTCGGCGATGAGTTCAACGTTTACCGGGCCCTTCGCTCGCTGAACCCCTCTCCTTACCTGTTCTATTTCGATTACGGCAACTACAAACTGTTCGGCTCCTCGCCCGAATCGCAGATTGTCGTTAAAGACCGGAAAGCGACCATCTACCCCATTGCCGGCACCTTCCGGCGCACCGGTGACGATGCCCGCGACGCCGAACTGGCCCAGAAATTATATGACGACCCGAAAGAATCGGCCGAGCACGTGATGCTGGTCGACCTGGCCCGCAACGACCTGAGCCGGAATTGCGATGTGGTGAAAGTCGAAACCTTTAAAGAGGTGCAGTATTATTCGCACGTGATTCACCTCGTTTCGAAAGTCGTCGGCGACCTGACCGAAACCGCCGACCCGCTCCAGATCGTGGCCGAAACCTTCCCCGCAGGAACGCTTTCGGGCGCTCCCAAGCATAACGCCATGCAGCTCATCGACCGCTACGAGAACATCAGCCGGAGTTTCTACGCGGGCAGCATCGGCTACATGGGTTTCGATGGTGAGTTTAATCATTGCATCATGATCCGGACGTTTATGAGTAAAGACAACACGCTTTATTACCAGGCCGGTGCCGGTGTGGTCGCCAAATCGGTAGTCGAAAGCGAACTACAGGAAGTACACAACAAACTGGCCGCGTTACGGACAGCCATTGAGCAAGCGAAATTGATATAG
- a CDS encoding glutamine amidotransferase of anthranilate synthase (TIGRFAM: glutamine amidotransferase of anthranilate synthase~PFAM: glutamine amidotransferase class-I~KEGG: sml:Smlt4311 putative para-aminobenzoate synthase, glutamine amidotransferase component II), which translates to MKLLVLDNYDSFTYNLVYILRELGHRPDVVRNDKITLDAVGQYDKIMLSPGPGIPSEAGIMQDLVAEYGPTKSILGICLGHQGIGEVYGATLENLGDVLHGVGHKATVTDPSERLFAGIPDELTVGRYHSWTVVPDSMPADLRTTAVDEQGRVMGLSHVRFDVKGLQFHPESVLTENGVKMIENWLGM; encoded by the coding sequence ATGAAACTCCTGGTATTAGATAATTACGATTCATTTACCTACAACCTCGTGTATATTCTGCGCGAGTTGGGGCATCGGCCCGATGTGGTCCGGAACGACAAAATTACCCTCGACGCCGTCGGGCAATACGACAAAATCATGCTGTCGCCGGGGCCGGGTATCCCGTCCGAAGCGGGCATCATGCAGGACCTCGTGGCCGAATACGGCCCTACAAAGAGTATTCTGGGCATTTGCCTTGGTCATCAGGGCATCGGCGAAGTGTACGGAGCCACCCTCGAAAACCTGGGCGATGTGCTGCACGGCGTAGGGCACAAAGCGACCGTCACCGACCCCTCCGAACGGCTCTTTGCAGGCATCCCCGACGAACTGACCGTAGGTCGGTATCACTCCTGGACGGTCGTCCCGGATTCGATGCCTGCCGACCTGCGCACCACCGCCGTCGATGAGCAGGGGCGCGTCATGGGTCTGTCGCACGTGCGTTTCGACGTAAAAGGCTTACAATTTCACCCCGAATCGGTATTGACCGAGAACGGCGTGAAGATGATTGAAAATTGGTTGGGTATGTAG
- a CDS encoding anthranilate phosphoribosyltransferase (KEGG: net:Neut_0134 anthranilate phosphoribosyltransferase~TIGRFAM: anthranilate phosphoribosyltransferase~PFAM: glycosyl transferase family 3; Glycosyl transferase, family 3-like), which translates to MKAILNHLFEYKHLAKDQAREVLLGIGRGEYNPAQIASFLTVYMMRSLRLEELEGFRDAMLELCLPVDLDAYDPMDLCGTGGDGKDTFNISTLSSFVVAGAGQCVAKHGNHGVSSLVGSSTVMEKLGYQFTNDVGELQRKMETAGICFLHAPLFHPAMKNVAPIRRDLGVKTFFNVLGPMINPAKPAKQLVGVFNLELARLYAYLYQQTDKRFMILHALDGYDEISLTGAFKVISNKTEQVLEPEDLGLDIQTSESLAGGHTLDESAQIFLNVLNNESTSAQKQAVLANSAMALLAAGKAETREDAVAMARESLESKRALACFKKLIA; encoded by the coding sequence ATGAAAGCCATTCTAAACCACTTATTTGAATACAAACACCTCGCCAAGGACCAGGCGCGGGAGGTGTTGCTGGGCATTGGCCGGGGGGAATACAACCCCGCGCAGATTGCCTCGTTCCTGACCGTATACATGATGCGGAGCCTGCGGCTGGAAGAACTCGAAGGCTTCCGCGATGCCATGCTGGAACTCTGCCTGCCCGTCGATCTCGACGCCTACGACCCGATGGACCTTTGCGGCACAGGGGGCGATGGTAAGGATACGTTCAATATCTCAACGCTGTCGTCGTTTGTGGTGGCGGGTGCCGGGCAATGCGTGGCCAAACACGGGAACCACGGCGTGTCGTCGCTGGTAGGTTCGTCGACGGTGATGGAAAAGTTGGGGTACCAGTTTACCAACGATGTGGGCGAGTTACAGCGGAAGATGGAAACAGCGGGTATCTGCTTTTTGCACGCTCCGCTCTTTCACCCAGCCATGAAGAACGTAGCGCCCATCCGTCGTGATCTGGGTGTCAAAACATTCTTCAACGTGCTGGGGCCAATGATCAACCCGGCAAAGCCTGCCAAACAGCTCGTTGGCGTGTTTAATCTTGAATTGGCGCGATTATATGCGTACCTTTATCAGCAAACCGATAAGCGGTTTATGATTCTGCACGCCCTCGACGGGTACGATGAAATTTCGCTAACAGGTGCTTTCAAGGTCATCAGCAACAAGACCGAGCAAGTGCTTGAACCAGAGGACTTAGGACTGGACATTCAAACCTCCGAATCACTGGCTGGCGGGCATACATTGGACGAATCGGCGCAGATATTTTTGAACGTACTGAACAACGAATCCACGTCGGCGCAAAAGCAGGCCGTATTAGCCAACTCCGCGATGGCGCTACTGGCTGCTGGTAAGGCCGAAACCCGCGAAGACGCCGTTGCCATGGCGCGCGAGTCGCTGGAAAGTAAGCGGGCGTTAGCGTGTTTTAAGAAGTTGATAGCATGA
- a CDS encoding Indole-3-glycerol-phosphate synthase (PFAM: Indole-3-glycerol phosphate synthase~KEGG: similar to predicted protein), whose protein sequence is MTILDQIIAQKRIEVAERKAITTIQALEQMPDFRRETLSARDAIQDLHSTGIIAEFKRKSPSKGIINDRADVATTTQGYVKSGAAVLSVLTDEPFFGGTSADLQAARLANPGTPILRKDFIVDRYQLIEAKAWGADVVLLIAACLTPEEITELSMQAHDLSLQVLLEVHDEEELDRSLNYNIDLVGVNNRDLKTFTTSIETSLRLIDKIPDTFAKITESGLHDADTMLTLFRAGFDGFLIGEAFMKTDDPAKALADLVTQYSINNTLTL, encoded by the coding sequence ATGACCATTCTTGACCAGATCATTGCCCAGAAGCGCATCGAAGTAGCCGAGCGCAAAGCCATCACCACCATTCAGGCGCTGGAACAAATGCCCGACTTTCGACGGGAAACCCTGTCGGCACGGGATGCCATTCAGGATTTACACTCGACGGGCATCATTGCCGAGTTCAAACGTAAATCGCCTTCCAAAGGTATCATCAACGACCGGGCCGACGTCGCCACCACTACGCAGGGCTACGTAAAATCGGGAGCCGCCGTATTGTCCGTTCTAACCGACGAGCCGTTTTTTGGCGGTACATCCGCCGATTTACAGGCCGCCCGGCTCGCTAATCCCGGAACGCCGATTCTTCGTAAAGACTTTATCGTTGACCGCTACCAACTGATCGAAGCCAAAGCCTGGGGTGCCGATGTGGTGCTATTGATTGCGGCCTGCCTGACACCTGAGGAAATTACGGAACTCAGTATGCAGGCGCACGATTTGAGCCTGCAGGTGTTGCTGGAAGTACACGACGAGGAGGAGCTCGACCGCTCTCTGAATTATAACATCGATCTGGTGGGCGTTAATAACCGCGACCTCAAAACGTTTACCACATCCATAGAAACGTCGCTGCGATTGATTGATAAAATTCCGGACACCTTCGCCAAGATTACCGAAAGCGGTTTGCACGATGCAGATACCATGCTGACGCTGTTCCGGGCGGGATTCGACGGTTTTTTGATTGGCGAAGCGTTCATGAAAACGGACGACCCAGCCAAAGCCCTCGCTGATTTAGTTACGCAATACTCCATCAATAACACACTAACGCTTTAA
- a CDS encoding Phosphoribosylanthranilate isomerase (PFAM: N-(5'phosphoribosyl)anthranilate isomerase (PRAI)~KEGG: hypothetical protein ; K01817 phosphoribosylanthranilate isomerase) encodes MKIKVCGLRDADNLQEIAALGPDFVGFIFYDQSPRFVGEELDADVVKSLPRSIRKVGVFVNASPDLILRSVKKYDFQYVQLHGNEAPEYCRSLRNRGINIIKAFRVDESFNFSMLNNYKAQCDFFLFDAKGDQPGGNGHTFDWSILSRYDNEKPFFISGGIGLDNLDQLAALKGMKLYGVDVNSQVEVSPGVKDVEKVKELINRLRPIEEEETA; translated from the coding sequence ATGAAAATCAAAGTGTGCGGTCTGCGTGATGCCGACAACCTGCAAGAGATTGCCGCCCTTGGTCCTGACTTCGTTGGGTTCATCTTCTACGACCAGTCCCCGCGCTTTGTTGGCGAAGAGTTAGATGCTGACGTGGTTAAGTCTCTGCCCCGCTCAATACGGAAGGTGGGCGTATTCGTGAACGCCAGCCCGGATTTGATTCTGCGGTCGGTGAAGAAATACGATTTTCAGTACGTGCAGTTGCATGGCAACGAAGCGCCGGAGTACTGCCGGAGCCTGCGCAACCGGGGTATCAACATCATTAAGGCATTTCGGGTCGATGAGTCGTTCAACTTTTCCATGCTGAACAACTACAAAGCCCAGTGCGACTTTTTCCTTTTCGATGCCAAAGGCGATCAGCCAGGCGGAAACGGACACACCTTCGACTGGAGCATTTTGAGCCGCTACGATAATGAGAAGCCGTTTTTCATTAGTGGCGGCATCGGCCTCGACAACCTCGACCAGTTAGCCGCCCTGAAAGGCATGAAGCTCTACGGCGTCGACGTAAACAGCCAGGTCGAAGTATCGCCGGGGGTTAAGGATGTAGAAAAAGTAAAGGAACTCATTAACCGACTGCGGCCCATCGAAGAAGAGGAAACGGCATAA